The Manihot esculenta cultivar AM560-2 chromosome 1, M.esculenta_v8, whole genome shotgun sequence genome has a window encoding:
- the LOC110626375 gene encoding calmodulin-7 yields MADQLTDDQISEFKEAFSLFDKDGDGCITTKELGTVMRSLGQNPTEAELQDMINEVDADGNGTIDFPEFLNLMARKMKDTDSEEELKEAFRVFDKDQNGFISAAELRHVMTNLGEKLTDEEVDEMIREADVDGDGQINYEEFVKVMMAK; encoded by the exons ATGGCCGATCAGCTCACCGACGACCAGATCTCTGAGTTCAAGGAAGCCTTCAGCCTTTTTGATAAGGATGGAGATG GCTGCATTACTACTAAAGAACTTGGGACTGTAATGCGTTCACTGGGCCAGAACCCAACTGAAGCAGAGCTTCAGGACATGATAAATGAGGTTGATGCTGATGGGAATGGTACTATTGATTTCCCGGAGTTCCTTAATCTGATGGCTCGCAAGATGAAGGACACTGATTCTGAGGAAGAGCTCAAGGAAGCTTTCCGGGTTTTTGATAAGGATCAGAATGGCTTCATTTCTGCTGCTGAGCTCCGACATGTCATGACAAATCTTGGTGAGAAGCTGACAGATGAGGAGGTTGATGAGATGATCCGAGAGGCGGATGTGGATGGTGATGGCCAGATCAACTATGAGGAGTTTGTCAAAGTCATGATGGCCAAGTAA